The Elusimicrobiota bacterium sequence CTCTGGCCGAAGGACCTCGCGCCCGTGGTTAAATCGGTGGACCGATGGCGGGACGAGGGACGTTTGACAGGGGAAGAACACGAGAAGTTGAGGTGGCTTCTGCGGGAAGACGCGGACCGAATCAGCCCCCGCCCTTGACAGCCCCGCGTTTTTGGATTATAAAGGGACCGGTGTTATATAAGAGAGGAATGTTGCCCGCTCATCCGGTCCGCCGAGAACATTTCCGGAGAATCATCCCTCTTCATCAGGAGGCCTTCATGAAATTCGCATCTGTGCTTGCCCTGTTGGTGGCTCTCACTCCGCTTTCGCGGGCCGCGGAATTTAATCAGGAAGACGCGACTCTGCCCTCAGCAGAGGCTCCATCCGCGGAAAACGTCAAAGCTTCCGAGCCGTCCACAGGTGGACCTGTGGAAGCTTCGGTGCCGACCACCAACGTGACCCTGGCGGCCCCGGAGACCGTTCCGGAGGCGACCGTGACTCCCGTCGCGCAAGAAACCCCGTCCGAGCCGCCCGCTGTCGTGGCGCCGAGCGGGGCTTCCCACCGGGTGGTGAAGGGAGACACGCTGTGGGATTTGGCGGGCTCTTACCTCAAGAATCCGTACCTTTGGCCGAAAATTGTTGAGGCCAACAAGGGACGGATTGAGAATCCCGATCTTATTTTCCCGGACCAAGATTTCATCATCCCGTCGGTCGAAGCGGCCGAAAACCTGGCGGTGGCGCCGGTTCCCGAAACCCCGGCGGAAACTCCCCAGGAAGCTCCGACCGCCTCTCCGGAGGTCGCCGCGGAAGCCGTGGCCCCCGTCCCCGAACCGGAGGCGGAGGTGAAAGCCCCGGCCCAGGCGGAGGACATGGACGCGGCACCAGCCCCTGCCAAAAAGACAGTGGAGTCCGTGGAGGACGTGGCGGAGACCCCGCCGGAGCCCGGGATCAATGAAACGAGCGACGAACGGGAAGCCAAACGGAAAAACAAACAGGCGGTTCCCGGAGCCGGGTTCATGGGCGGAATGGCGGATTCTTTTGTCGCCGACGAGAACTGGGAATATGACGGGTACGTCCTTCGGGACCGAGATCAACGGATGATGATTTCCCAGGGAGATGTGGTGTTCTTAAACATCGGCGCGGCGTCGGGAGTTAAACCGAAAATGTCGGCCCATGTCTACCGCGTGGGAAAACGGGTTCAGGACCCCTTCTTAAAGAAGAAGACCGGGCGGATGGTCAAGCGCGTAGGGACCGTTATCGTGACCGGGCAGATTACCGAGGAGGGCTGTACGGCCGTGGTGACCAACAGCCTGGAGCCGATCCGCGTGGGAGATATTGTCAAATTCGCGTCGCGCTGATGCCATAAACGGAGTCCAATGAAACGCGGGTTTCTTTTTTTCTGTTTTTGTGTCTTGTCCTTTTTCTATGGGTGGAACCAGCTGATCACCCACGATGGGCTTGGTCTTTACGTTGAACAGCACCCGGAAACCTGGGCGGGGGATAGCATTCTCTACGGGCTTGGAAGTTTCCACGAACTCATCAACCAAGATCGAAAAGCCTTGCGGATGTACGAACGGGTGGTTAAGTTGTATCCCGATTCTCCCCGCGGGGATGTGGCGCAATTCGGCGTGGCCTCCTCCTGCGAGCGCCTGAAGGAACGCCAGCGGTCCATGAAGGAATATGAACTCTATAAAGAGAAATACCCGAAGGGCCGGTATATCGTGTCGGTTTCCAGAAACATTGAAGTGTTGAAGGGTTTTTAGCGAGCCCCTGTCCAGGGGTTCTCACGCGCTTTCGGAAAATCCTCGATCCCGTCCCTCTCCTGATGTCGTTTCCAACGAACGAGCCGGACGCGCGTCTTCTTTTCAATCTGCACGAACCCCTGGGCCCGGTCCGGTTTGGCCGCCTTCTGAGCCATTTCGGGTCCGCCGTCTCAGCGCTGAGTTCCGGTCCGGGGCCCTGGGCCGAGGTCGAAGGGTTTGGCGACCGGGCCGTTGATTTTTTTCGCGCGCTGGAAAAAGCGCTTCCAGCCCTTGAGAATGAAAAAAAAGAAGCGGCCCGATTGGGCGCCCGGATTCTGTGTGGGTTGGATGACGAATATCCTGAGGGGTTTCGGCGTCTTCGGGACGCTCCCCCGGTTTTATACGTGTGGGGGAAACTGAAACCCGTGGATGGATTGGGCATCGCCCTCGTGGGCTCGCGGCGGCCGTCCCCTTACGGCGTGGCGGCGGCGGAGCGGTTGGCCCGGGAGTTGGCGAAGGCCGGGGTCACGGTGGTGAGCGGTTTAGCGCGCGGCATCGACGGCGCGGCCCACGCGGCGGCTCTGGCGGCCGGTGGACGGACCGTGGGTGTTTTGGGGAGCGGTTTCTCCCGTTTTTATCCGGTCGAACACCGGAAACTGGCCGAGAAAATGGCGGAGAAGGCGGCCGTGGTGACGGAGTTTCCTCTCGCCGCCGAACCCGATTCCGGCCATTTTCCCCGGCGCAACCGGCTCATCGCCGCGCTGTCCTTGGGGGTGGTCGTGGTGGAGGCTTTGGAGAGGAGCGGGGCGCTGATCACGGCGGGCCTCGCCGCCGAACAAGGCCGGGACGTTTTCGCCGTGCCGGGTTCCATTTTTTCCCCTGTCAGCCGGGGCCCCACCGTCTTTTGAAACAGGGGGCGAAACTGGTGGAGAGCGCCGCGGACGTGTTGGATGAAATCGCGGCGTTTCGTGATCTCTTGGGCTCAAGGCCGGTCGCTGGTGAACCGCCCGCCGTCCCTCTTCATGAAGGCCTCTCGAACCCAGGGCGGATTTTGTTAGCCGCCCTCTCGCTCGAACCGGTAGGGATCGACGAATTGGCGCAACAGACCGGCCTGACGGCCGCCTCGGCGGCCCGGGAACTTCTGAACCTTGAGTTAGCGGGGCTGGCTCGGGCGTTGCCTGGAAAAAATTTCGTTTGCTCGGAACGTTCACTGACACCCGATTAATGGAAAAGAGAGCCAGCCATGTCCAAATCCCTTCTCATCGTTGAGTCTCCCACAAAAGAGCGGACCATCGCGCCCATGCTGGGAAAAGAATTTGTGGTCCGGAGTTCCTACGGCCACATCCGGGACCTGCCCAAAAAGGGGCTGGGGGTCGATGTCGATAAAAATTTCGCTCCCTCCTATGTGGTTCTGCCCAAAGCGAAAAAGATCCTGACGGAGCTTGTTCGATTGGTCGCGAAGGCGGATCATGTCTACCTCGCCACCGACTACGATCGGGAGGGGGAAGCCATCGCCTGGCATTTGAGCAAGGCGTTGAAACTTTCCAAAGCCAAGGCCGAGCGCGTCACTTTCCACGAAATCACCCGGGAGGCCATCCGGGAGGCGGTCCAGCATCACCGCCCTATCGACGAATCCTTGGTCGACGCTCAAGTGGCGCGGCGGGTTTTGGACCGGCTGGTGGGCTACCGGCTGTCGCCGCTTCTGTGGGATAAAATCCGCCCGGGCCTTTCCGCGGGACGGGTGCAGTCCGTGGCCGTGCGATTGATCTGCGCCCGGGAAGAGGAGATCGAAAAGTTTAAACCCGAAGAATATTGGACCCTGACGGCCTTGCTGGCGAAAGAGGGGGCGACCTTCACCGCGGGGCTCTTCGCCAAGGGAACGGAGAAATTCGGCAAGTTCTCATTCCGCCAAAAAGGATCCGTGGACGAGGTGTTGGCCGACCTGAAGGGCGCGGCCTACACGGTGCGGTCCGTGGAGCCCAAAGAACGCAAACGGTCCCCCGCACCGCCGTTCACCACGGCGTCGCTCCAGCAAGACGCCTCGCGGCGGCTTCATTTTTCAGCCTCCCGCATCATGGTGGTGGCCCAGCAGTTGTACGAGGGAATCGAAGTCGAGCCGGGGGAAGGACCGGTGGGTCTCATCACCTACATGCGGACGGATTCCGTCCAGGTGGCTAAAGTGGCCCAGACCGAAGCGGTCTCTTTTATCAAAAAGACTTATGGGAAGGACCACCTCCCCCCCAAACCCCGGATTTACAAAACCAAGAGCAAGGGCGCCCAGGAAGCCCACGAAGCCATTCGCCCGACCCAACCCTCGCGCACCCCTGAATCGGTGAGGAAATATTTGGAGCCGGACCAATTTAAACTTTATGAGCTGATTTGGCGGAGGTTCCTCGCGAGCCAGATGGCCGACGCCCTCTACGATACGGTCACTGTTGATATTGCGGCTCAGGCCTATCTGTTCCGCGCCACGGGGCACACCTTGAGATTCCCCGGTTACCTGGCGGTCTACGGAGAAGTGGCCGAAGAGGACGCCAAGAAAGACGGGGAAGAATCCTCCACGGCGCTTCCGCCTCTGACCCAGGGCGATCTCTTGGTCCTTAAAGAGCTCACGCCCGAACAACATTTCACAGAGCCGCCTCCGCGGTTCAATGAGGCGAGCTTGGTGAAAACGCTGGAAGAGTTCGGCATTGGGCGACCCTCCACCTATGCTTTCATCATCCACACCATCGTGGACCGGAGCTACGTCCGCTTGGAAGAGCGCCGGTTCTATCCGACCAGCTTGGGACGCGTTGTGGACCGCCAGCTGGTGGATCATTTTCCCGACATCGTGAGCGTGGACTTTACCGCCACGCTGGAAGGTCAGCTGGACAGCATCGCCGAATCCAAGGCCGATTGGGTGAAGGTCCTCCGGGCCTTCTATGACCCGTTCGAGGCGGAGATCGAGAAAGCCAAAAAAGGAATGCCGAAGATCGAAATCAAACCCGAGCCCACCGACGAAAAATGCCCCAAGTGCGAGGCCCCCATGGGTCTTCGTGAGAACCGCGAGGGGCGCTATCTGGCCTGTAGCCGGTACCCGGACTGCAAGAGCACCATCCCGGTGGATCGCGAAGGAAAAAAAATCGTTCCGCAGGTGACCAACGAAGTCTGTCCCAATTGCGCGAAACCCTTGGTGATCCGCACGGGACGCGGGTTTGGCCGCCGGCCCTCCCGCTACCTGGCCTGCACGGGATATCCCGAGTGTAAAACGACTTTTTCCATCGACAAAGAAGGAAACAAAATCATTCGGCCCAAGCCCGAACCCACGGAACACAAATGCCAAAAATGCGGCCGCATGATGTGGAAACGGGTGGGCAAACGGGGCCCCTTCATCGCTTGTTCGGGGTTTCCCAAGTGCCGAAACATCAAGCCGTTACCGGCCTAATTCCGCGTGGGAATTGACGAGGCACTGGAGCGTTTTTGGATTTATTTGAGGGGAGAGCGAAGTT is a genomic window containing:
- the topA gene encoding type I DNA topoisomerase codes for the protein MSKSLLIVESPTKERTIAPMLGKEFVVRSSYGHIRDLPKKGLGVDVDKNFAPSYVVLPKAKKILTELVRLVAKADHVYLATDYDREGEAIAWHLSKALKLSKAKAERVTFHEITREAIREAVQHHRPIDESLVDAQVARRVLDRLVGYRLSPLLWDKIRPGLSAGRVQSVAVRLICAREEEIEKFKPEEYWTLTALLAKEGATFTAGLFAKGTEKFGKFSFRQKGSVDEVLADLKGAAYTVRSVEPKERKRSPAPPFTTASLQQDASRRLHFSASRIMVVAQQLYEGIEVEPGEGPVGLITYMRTDSVQVAKVAQTEAVSFIKKTYGKDHLPPKPRIYKTKSKGAQEAHEAIRPTQPSRTPESVRKYLEPDQFKLYELIWRRFLASQMADALYDTVTVDIAAQAYLFRATGHTLRFPGYLAVYGEVAEEDAKKDGEESSTALPPLTQGDLLVLKELTPEQHFTEPPPRFNEASLVKTLEEFGIGRPSTYAFIIHTIVDRSYVRLEERRFYPTSLGRVVDRQLVDHFPDIVSVDFTATLEGQLDSIAESKADWVKVLRAFYDPFEAEIEKAKKGMPKIEIKPEPTDEKCPKCEAPMGLRENREGRYLACSRYPDCKSTIPVDREGKKIVPQVTNEVCPNCAKPLVIRTGRGFGRRPSRYLACTGYPECKTTFSIDKEGNKIIRPKPEPTEHKCQKCGRMMWKRVGKRGPFIACSGFPKCRNIKPLPA
- the dprA gene encoding DNA-protecting protein DprA encodes the protein MSFPTNEPDARLLFNLHEPLGPVRFGRLLSHFGSAVSALSSGPGPWAEVEGFGDRAVDFFRALEKALPALENEKKEAARLGARILCGLDDEYPEGFRRLRDAPPVLYVWGKLKPVDGLGIALVGSRRPSPYGVAAAERLARELAKAGVTVVSGLARGIDGAAHAAALAAGGRTVGVLGSGFSRFYPVEHRKLAEKMAEKAAVVTEFPLAAEPDSGHFPRRNRLIAALSLGVVVVEALERSGALITAGLAAEQGRDVFAVPGSIFSPVSRGPTVF
- a CDS encoding tetratricopeptide repeat protein, whose product is MKRGFLFFCFCVLSFFYGWNQLITHDGLGLYVEQHPETWAGDSILYGLGSFHELINQDRKALRMYERVVKLYPDSPRGDVAQFGVASSCERLKERQRSMKEYELYKEKYPKGRYIVSVSRNIEVLKGF
- a CDS encoding LysM peptidoglycan-binding domain-containing protein, with product MKFASVLALLVALTPLSRAAEFNQEDATLPSAEAPSAENVKASEPSTGGPVEASVPTTNVTLAAPETVPEATVTPVAQETPSEPPAVVAPSGASHRVVKGDTLWDLAGSYLKNPYLWPKIVEANKGRIENPDLIFPDQDFIIPSVEAAENLAVAPVPETPAETPQEAPTASPEVAAEAVAPVPEPEAEVKAPAQAEDMDAAPAPAKKTVESVEDVAETPPEPGINETSDEREAKRKNKQAVPGAGFMGGMADSFVADENWEYDGYVLRDRDQRMMISQGDVVFLNIGAASGVKPKMSAHVYRVGKRVQDPFLKKKTGRMVKRVGTVIVTGQITEEGCTAVVTNSLEPIRVGDIVKFASR